One stretch of Xanthomonas sp. DAR 35659 DNA includes these proteins:
- a CDS encoding two-component regulator propeller domain-containing protein, with product MKQGDPRQFTAHGAPVSRRRARVGGVLLLLALLLSACWSAGAAAPALSERSVVERPTVVRWTMDDGLPHNLVHALAQDRDGLLWVGTWEGVARFDGRAFTVFDRQNTPGMEMSGVFAIVPERDGGVLVGTAYDGVFRYADGRWQHLGDARARRLPVVSMLRDRNGALWVGSEGGLFRIEADGRLNAVGAVAGLPAVRVAALLQRADGGILVGTAQGLFRLDPATQRAQRWGRTAAMRDAPVRRLSRDRDGGLLVAGDAGVFWLRADGTLRWLRQGQRIDAAVQDRQGQLWTSLSGGQLLRLAPNGSSEEMLSISGVVSPALLEDREGLIWAGSTDGLFRVAAGDAGGLTRRDGLAGEYVRVVQQSADGAIWIGHATGLDRWQHGRVEAVRIAASGRDPSVLALAAANDGGMWAGTYDQGVLLLTADGRIRQRLGPEAGVPRATVRALLQDADGGLWIGTNAGLAYRNRGRTRVYTVADGLPAAQVQALYRDRAGVLWIGTSDGIAALSAAGALRAWPAGAAFPAHNAFDFLGDADGTLWIASDRGLLRWRDGRFRIYDHRVGLPRDKLFRILDDGQGHLWTTSNQGAFRIARADIAQLDGGRRSWLTVDVVDRSDGMPGSQGNGSSAPAGWLSRDGTLLVPTSAGLALIDPALPARQALRAPVVVIERLQVDGQEQPLRSDYRLPGSVGRLSVDYAGLSFRSPDKVRYRYRLHGFDRRWIDAGRNEEAVYTNLPPGDYRLEVQATTSALDWARDELVGRASLRLQVVPPLWQRGPFVVLAAIACSGLLLWWYRGRSHRYLRRQRRLNRIIAERTHELRAKNLALKLADLEREELVRKLAYQAGHDALTGLPNRRTADPHLAAALERALAAQAPLCVALLDIDNFKRINDSHGHEIGDEVLRRVGEVLRATLGEQAFAARHGGEEFLLVLPGLDREAARARLDALRGRVAAVVVHDVDGQDVRCTASIGFACVGPELRTRRELLVLADRNLYRAKREGRDRVVG from the coding sequence ATGAAGCAGGGGGACCCGCGTCAGTTCACCGCCCACGGCGCGCCTGTGTCGCGCCGCCGCGCGCGCGTGGGCGGCGTTTTGCTGCTGCTGGCGCTGTTGCTGTCCGCATGCTGGAGTGCGGGCGCCGCCGCGCCGGCCTTGTCCGAGCGCAGCGTCGTCGAGCGGCCGACCGTGGTGCGCTGGACCATGGACGACGGCTTGCCGCACAACCTGGTGCATGCGTTGGCGCAGGACCGCGACGGCCTGCTGTGGGTCGGCACCTGGGAAGGGGTGGCGCGTTTCGATGGCCGCGCGTTCACCGTGTTCGATCGCCAGAACACGCCGGGGATGGAGATGTCGGGCGTGTTCGCGATCGTGCCCGAGCGCGATGGCGGCGTGCTGGTCGGCACCGCCTACGACGGGGTGTTCCGCTACGCCGACGGCCGCTGGCAGCACCTGGGCGATGCGCGGGCGCGGCGCTTGCCGGTGGTGTCGATGCTGCGCGACCGCAACGGCGCGCTGTGGGTTGGCAGCGAAGGCGGCCTGTTCCGGATCGAGGCCGATGGCCGCCTGAACGCGGTCGGCGCCGTGGCCGGCCTGCCGGCGGTGCGGGTCGCGGCGCTGCTGCAGCGGGCCGACGGCGGCATCCTGGTCGGCACCGCGCAGGGCCTGTTCCGGCTCGATCCGGCCACACAGCGCGCGCAGCGCTGGGGCCGCACGGCGGCGATGCGCGATGCGCCGGTGCGGCGCCTGAGCCGCGACCGCGATGGCGGGTTGCTAGTCGCCGGCGATGCCGGCGTGTTCTGGCTGCGGGCCGACGGCACGCTGCGGTGGCTGCGCCAGGGCCAGCGGATCGATGCCGCGGTGCAGGACCGCCAGGGCCAGTTGTGGACCAGCCTGTCCGGCGGGCAACTGCTGCGGCTCGCGCCGAACGGGAGCAGCGAGGAAATGCTGTCGATCTCCGGCGTGGTCAGCCCGGCGTTGCTGGAGGACCGCGAAGGCCTGATCTGGGCGGGCAGCACCGATGGCCTGTTCCGCGTCGCCGCGGGCGATGCCGGCGGCCTGACCCGGCGCGACGGTCTGGCCGGCGAGTACGTGCGGGTGGTGCAGCAGAGCGCCGACGGCGCGATCTGGATCGGCCATGCGACGGGACTGGATCGCTGGCAGCACGGTCGGGTCGAGGCGGTGCGCATCGCCGCCAGCGGCCGCGATCCATCGGTGCTGGCGCTGGCCGCGGCCAACGACGGCGGCATGTGGGCCGGCACCTACGACCAGGGCGTGCTGCTGCTGACCGCCGACGGCAGGATCCGGCAACGCCTCGGTCCCGAGGCCGGCGTGCCGCGGGCGACCGTGCGCGCGCTGCTGCAGGATGCCGACGGGGGCCTGTGGATCGGCACCAATGCCGGACTGGCGTATCGCAACCGCGGCCGCACCCGCGTGTACACCGTGGCCGACGGCCTGCCGGCGGCGCAGGTGCAGGCGCTGTACCGCGACCGCGCCGGCGTGCTGTGGATCGGCACCAGCGACGGCATCGCGGCGCTGTCGGCGGCCGGCGCGCTGCGCGCGTGGCCGGCCGGCGCCGCGTTTCCGGCGCACAACGCCTTCGATTTCCTGGGCGATGCCGACGGCACGCTGTGGATCGCCAGCGACCGCGGCCTGCTGCGTTGGCGCGACGGCCGCTTCCGCATCTACGACCATCGGGTCGGGTTGCCGCGCGACAAGCTGTTCCGGATCCTCGACGACGGCCAAGGCCATCTGTGGACGACCAGCAACCAGGGCGCGTTCCGCATCGCGCGCGCCGACATCGCGCAACTGGACGGCGGACGCCGCAGCTGGCTGACGGTGGACGTGGTCGATCGCAGCGACGGCATGCCCGGGAGCCAGGGCAACGGCAGCAGCGCGCCGGCCGGCTGGTTGAGCCGCGACGGCACGTTGCTGGTGCCGACCTCCGCCGGCCTGGCGTTGATCGATCCGGCGCTGCCCGCCCGGCAGGCGCTGCGCGCGCCGGTGGTGGTGATCGAGCGGCTGCAGGTCGACGGCCAGGAGCAGCCGCTGCGCAGCGACTACCGTCTGCCGGGCAGCGTCGGCCGGCTCAGCGTCGACTACGCCGGCCTGAGCTTCCGCTCGCCGGACAAGGTGCGCTACCGCTATCGCCTGCATGGCTTCGACCGGCGGTGGATCGACGCCGGCCGCAACGAGGAGGCGGTCTATACCAACCTGCCGCCGGGCGACTACCGGCTGGAGGTGCAGGCCACCACCAGCGCGCTGGACTGGGCGCGCGACGAACTGGTCGGGCGCGCGTCGCTGCGGCTGCAGGTGGTGCCGCCGCTGTGGCAGCGCGGCCCGTTCGTGGTGCTCGCGGCGATCGCCTGCAGCGGCCTGCTGCTGTGGTGGTATCGCGGTCGCAGCCATCGCTACCTGCGCCGCCAGCGCCGGCTCAACCGCATCATCGCCGAGCGCACCCACGAGTTGCGCGCGAAGAACCTGGCGCTGAAGCTGGCCGATCTGGAGCGCGAGGAACTGGTGCGCAAGCTCGCCTACCAGGCCGGCCACGACGCGCTGACCGGGTTGCCGAACCGGCGCACCGCCGATCCGCACCTCGCCGCCGCGCTGGAGCGCGCGCTGGCCGCGCAGGCGCCGCTGTGCGTGGCGCTGCTGGACATCGACAACTTCAAGCGGATCAACGACAGCCACGGCCACGAGATCGGCGACGAGGTGCTGCGCCGGGTCGGCGAGGTGTTGCGCGCCACGCTCGGCGAGCAGGCGTTCGCCGCGCGCCATGGCGGCGAGGAATTCCTGCTGGTGCTGCCGGGCCTGGACCGGGAGGCGGCGCGGGCGCGGCTGGACGCGCTGCGCGGCCGCGTGGCCGCGGTCGTGGTCCACGACGTCGATGGGCAGGACGTGCGCTGCACGGCCAGCATCGGCTTCGCCTGCGTCGGCCCGGAGCTGCGCACCCGCCGGGAACTGCTTGTGCTGGCCGACCGTAATCTGTACCGGGCCAAGCGCGAGGGGCGCGATCGGGTGGTCGGATAG
- the leuB gene encoding 3-isopropylmalate dehydrogenase, with the protein MHADIVVLPGDGIGPEVAAAAVAVLRAVAARHGHAFQFHEHDIGGIAIDRHGEPLPAATLTACQRADAVLLGAVGGPKWSDPNAKVRPEQGLLAIRRGLGLFANLRPVKPHPAALDASPIKPHLLQGVDIVVVRELTGGIYFGDKTRSASDASDLCRYTVAEIERVLRSAFRLAQQRRNHVVSVDKANVLETSRLWRDVAARIGREEFPDVRLEHQLVDSMAMHLLAKPREYDVIVTENMFGDILTDEASMLAGSLGLLPSASLGEGRIGLYEPIHGSAPDIAGKGIANPYATILSAALLLRHSLGLEAEAAAIEQAVNAALDARAFTADLAAPGHGIATESATRAVLERL; encoded by the coding sequence ATGCACGCTGACATCGTCGTCCTGCCCGGCGACGGCATCGGTCCGGAAGTCGCCGCCGCCGCGGTCGCGGTGTTGCGCGCCGTGGCCGCGCGCCACGGCCACGCCTTCCAGTTCCACGAACACGACATCGGCGGCATCGCCATCGACCGCCACGGCGAGCCGCTGCCGGCGGCCACGCTGACCGCCTGCCAGCGCGCCGACGCGGTGCTGCTGGGCGCGGTGGGCGGGCCGAAGTGGTCCGATCCCAACGCCAAGGTGCGCCCGGAGCAGGGCCTGCTGGCGATCCGCCGCGGCCTGGGCCTGTTCGCCAACCTGCGCCCGGTCAAGCCGCATCCGGCGGCGCTGGACGCCTCGCCGATCAAGCCGCACCTGCTGCAGGGCGTGGACATCGTGGTGGTGCGCGAGCTGACCGGCGGCATCTACTTCGGCGACAAGACCCGCAGCGCCAGCGACGCCAGCGACCTGTGCCGCTACACCGTCGCGGAGATCGAGCGGGTGCTGCGCAGCGCGTTCCGCCTGGCCCAGCAACGCCGCAACCACGTCGTCTCGGTGGACAAGGCCAACGTGCTGGAGACCTCGCGGCTCTGGCGCGACGTCGCCGCGCGCATCGGCCGCGAGGAGTTCCCGGACGTGCGCCTGGAACACCAACTGGTCGATTCGATGGCCATGCACCTGCTGGCCAAGCCGCGCGAGTACGACGTGATCGTCACCGAGAACATGTTCGGCGACATCCTCACCGACGAAGCCTCGATGCTGGCCGGCTCGCTGGGCCTGCTGCCGTCGGCCTCGCTGGGCGAAGGCCGCATCGGCCTGTACGAGCCGATCCACGGCTCGGCGCCGGACATCGCCGGCAAGGGCATCGCCAATCCCTACGCGACCATCCTCAGCGCGGCGCTGCTGCTGCGCCACTCGCTTGGCCTGGAAGCCGAAGCCGCGGCGATCGAGCAGGCGGTGAATGCCGCGCTCGACGCGCGCGCCTTCACCGCCGACCTGGCCGCGCCTGGTCATGGCATTGCCACCGAGTCGGCGACGCGCGCGGTGCTGGAACGGCTGTAG
- the leuD gene encoding 3-isopropylmalate dehydratase small subunit: MAGFATLTSRSVVLRQTNIDTDQIIPARFLSTTERAGLGRHAFNDWRWQADGTPNPEFAFNQAHNAGRQILLAGRNFGCGSSREHAPWALTDLGLRAIVSSEIADIFRNNSLKNGLLPIVLAEDDVQTLMQRPDDELTVDVAARELRTPDGRVYAFPLDAFSQTCLLEGVDEMGYLLLRQPDIERYEATHAR; encoded by the coding sequence ATGGCCGGCTTCGCCACCCTCACCTCGCGCAGCGTGGTGCTGCGCCAGACCAACATCGACACCGACCAGATCATCCCGGCGCGGTTCCTGTCCACCACCGAACGCGCCGGCCTCGGCCGCCACGCCTTCAACGACTGGCGCTGGCAGGCCGACGGCACGCCGAACCCGGAGTTCGCCTTCAACCAGGCGCACAACGCCGGCCGCCAGATCCTGCTGGCCGGGCGCAATTTCGGCTGCGGCTCCTCGCGCGAGCATGCGCCGTGGGCGCTGACCGACCTGGGCCTGCGCGCCATCGTCAGCAGCGAGATCGCCGACATCTTCCGCAACAACAGCCTCAAGAACGGCCTGCTGCCGATCGTGCTGGCCGAGGACGACGTGCAGACACTGATGCAGCGCCCGGACGACGAATTGACCGTGGACGTGGCCGCGCGCGAGCTGCGCACGCCCGACGGCCGCGTCTACGCCTTCCCGCTCGATGCGTTCTCGCAGACCTGCCTGCTCGAGGGCGTGGACGAGATGGGCTACCTGCTGCTGCGCCAACCCGACATCGAACGCTACGAGGCCACCCATGCACGCTGA
- the leuC gene encoding 3-isopropylmalate dehydratase large subunit — protein MNPAPRTLYDKLWDAHVVVPESAAAPAVLYIDLHLIHEVTSPQAFTELKARGLAPRRPDRTKATMDHSTPTLPRGADGKLPYYTPASEAQVDMLARNCADYGIELFDMGSDNRGIVHVIAPEQGFTQPGMTIVCGDSHTSTHGAFGALAFGIGTSEVGHVLATQCLLQRKARTMAITVDGPLAPGVSAKDVILHIIGVIGVNGGTGHVLEYRGSTIEAMDMEQRMTLCNMSIEAGARAGMVAPDQVTFDWVANTPRGPKGADFDAAVQRWSQLRSDPGARFDAEVRIDARDIRPTLTWGTHPGTAIAVDVPIPAAQDPAAQKGLHYMHLEAGHALIGTPVDVVFVGSCTNGRLSDMRAVAQVLRGRKVAQHVRMLVVPGSEIVKRQAEAEGIHEVVRAAGAEWRESGCSMCIAMNGDLVAPGQLAVSTSNRNFEGRQGPGSRTLLASPLTAAWAAVNGQVSDPRALFAEVA, from the coding sequence ATGAACCCAGCCCCCCGCACCCTGTACGACAAGCTGTGGGACGCGCACGTCGTCGTCCCCGAAAGCGCCGCCGCCCCGGCGGTGCTGTACATCGATCTGCACCTGATCCACGAAGTGACCTCGCCGCAGGCGTTCACCGAGCTCAAGGCGCGCGGCCTGGCGCCGCGCCGGCCCGACCGCACCAAGGCGACGATGGACCATTCCACGCCGACCCTGCCGCGCGGCGCCGACGGCAAGCTGCCGTACTACACCCCGGCCTCCGAGGCGCAGGTGGACATGCTCGCGCGCAACTGCGCCGACTACGGCATCGAACTGTTCGACATGGGCTCGGACAATCGCGGCATCGTCCACGTGATCGCGCCGGAACAGGGCTTCACCCAGCCCGGCATGACCATCGTCTGCGGCGACAGCCACACCTCCACGCATGGCGCGTTCGGCGCGCTGGCGTTCGGCATCGGCACCAGCGAGGTCGGCCACGTGCTGGCCACGCAGTGCCTGCTGCAGCGCAAGGCCAGGACCATGGCGATCACCGTCGACGGGCCGCTGGCGCCGGGCGTGAGCGCCAAGGACGTGATCCTGCACATCATCGGCGTGATCGGGGTCAACGGCGGCACCGGCCACGTGCTGGAATACCGCGGCTCCACCATCGAGGCGATGGACATGGAGCAGCGCATGACCCTGTGCAACATGTCGATCGAGGCCGGCGCGCGCGCCGGCATGGTCGCGCCGGACCAGGTCACCTTCGACTGGGTCGCCAACACCCCGCGCGGCCCCAAGGGCGCCGACTTCGACGCCGCCGTGCAGCGCTGGTCGCAGTTGCGCAGCGACCCCGGCGCGCGCTTCGACGCCGAGGTGCGCATCGACGCGCGCGACATCCGCCCGACCCTGACCTGGGGCACCCACCCCGGCACCGCGATCGCGGTGGACGTGCCGATCCCGGCCGCGCAGGATCCGGCGGCGCAGAAGGGCCTGCACTACATGCACCTGGAAGCCGGGCATGCGCTGATCGGCACGCCGGTGGACGTGGTGTTCGTCGGTTCCTGCACCAACGGCCGGCTCAGCGACATGCGCGCCGTGGCGCAGGTGCTGCGCGGCCGCAAGGTGGCGCAGCACGTGCGCATGCTGGTGGTGCCGGGTTCGGAGATCGTCAAGCGCCAGGCCGAGGCCGAGGGCATCCACGAGGTGGTACGCGCGGCCGGTGCGGAATGGCGCGAGTCCGGCTGTTCGATGTGCATCGCCATGAACGGCGACCTGGTCGCGCCGGGGCAACTGGCGGTGAGCACCAGCAACCGCAATTTCGAAGGCCGCCAGGGTCCGGGTTCGCGCACCCTGCTGGCCTCGCCGCTGACCGCGGCCTGGGCGGCGGTAAACGGCCAGGTCAGCGATCCGCGCGCGCTGTTCGCGGAGGTCGCGTGA
- a CDS encoding class I SAM-dependent methyltransferase: protein MAASLVPAAGQRWNAQGYAADAGFVPALGTPVLDLLAPQPGERILDLGCGDGVLTAQLAASGATVLGVDASPELVAAACARGLEAQVLDGHALPFDARFDAVFSNAALHWMREPDRVLAGVRRALRPGGRFVGEFGGHGNVAAIVTALHAALRLHGAPAPAFAWFFPSAEAYAQRLQAHGFQVLQIALLPRPTPLPTGMAGWLRTFADPFLLGLNDATRQDVLATAVALLTPTLCDDRGRWSADYVRLRFHAIVPAQVDA, encoded by the coding sequence ATGGCCGCCTCCCTCGTCCCCGCCGCCGGCCAGCGCTGGAACGCGCAGGGCTATGCCGCCGACGCCGGTTTCGTGCCGGCGCTGGGAACGCCGGTGCTGGACCTGCTGGCGCCGCAGCCGGGCGAGCGCATCCTCGACCTGGGCTGCGGCGATGGCGTGCTGACCGCCCAGTTGGCCGCCAGCGGCGCCACGGTGCTGGGCGTGGACGCCTCGCCCGAGCTGGTCGCGGCCGCCTGCGCGCGCGGGCTGGAGGCGCAGGTGCTGGACGGCCACGCCCTGCCGTTCGACGCGCGCTTCGATGCGGTGTTCAGCAATGCCGCGCTGCACTGGATGCGCGAGCCGGACCGGGTGCTGGCCGGCGTCCGCCGCGCGCTGCGCCCGGGCGGCCGCTTCGTCGGCGAATTCGGCGGCCACGGCAACGTGGCGGCGATCGTCACCGCGCTGCATGCGGCGCTGCGTCTGCACGGCGCGCCGGCGCCGGCGTTCGCGTGGTTCTTTCCCAGCGCCGAGGCCTATGCGCAGCGCCTGCAGGCGCATGGCTTCCAGGTGCTGCAGATCGCGCTGCTGCCGCGGCCCACGCCCTTGCCGACCGGCATGGCCGGTTGGCTGCGCACGTTCGCCGATCCATTCCTGCTCGGCCTGAACGACGCCACACGCCAGGACGTGCTCGCCACCGCCGTCGCATTGCTGACGCCAACGCTGTGCGACGATCGCGGCCGCTGGAGCGCCGACTACGTCCGCCTGCGCTTCCACGCCATCGTGCCGGCCCAGGTCGACGCCTGA
- a CDS encoding 2-isopropylmalate synthase, with protein sequence MNTSVSSQTPRIRIFDTTLRDGEQSPGCSMTPPQKLVMARALAELGVDIIETGFPASSQSDREAMALIGREVRGPTLAVLSRCLAADIETSARALEAAAHPRLHVFLSTSPLHREHKLRMSREQVLESVRKHVSLARQYVDDVEFSAEDATRTEEDFLAEVASVAIAAGATTINLPDTVGFTTPEEIRGMFARIIANVPGADRVVFSTHCHNDLGLAVANSLAAVEGGARQVECTINGIGERAGNCALEEIAMALKVRNAFYELDTAINTPRIVATSQLLQRLVGMPVQRNKAIVGGNAFAHESGIHQHGMLRHRGTYEIMRPEDVGWESSQMVLGRHSGRAAVEQRLRALGYVLDEAELNIAFDAFKALCEQQRVVNDADLQAMMQDAPESQGYRLSSMTVSDRGQRASAQVELSDPDGQRVSERAEGDGPVDALFAALSAATGVQLVLDSYQVHSVGIGADARGEANLSVRHGEVEYDGTGTSRDIIEASALAWLDVANRVLRQRQGAPAATADAAA encoded by the coding sequence GTGAACACTTCCGTTTCTTCCCAGACCCCCCGCATCCGCATTTTCGACACCACCCTGCGCGACGGCGAGCAATCCCCCGGCTGCAGCATGACCCCGCCGCAGAAGCTGGTGATGGCGCGCGCCCTGGCCGAACTGGGCGTGGACATCATCGAGACCGGCTTCCCGGCCAGCTCGCAGTCCGACCGCGAGGCGATGGCGCTGATCGGCCGCGAAGTGCGCGGCCCGACCCTGGCGGTGCTGTCGCGCTGCCTGGCCGCCGACATCGAGACCTCGGCACGGGCGCTGGAGGCGGCGGCCCATCCGCGCCTGCACGTGTTCCTGTCGACCAGCCCGCTGCACCGCGAGCACAAGCTGCGGATGAGCCGCGAGCAGGTGCTGGAGTCGGTGCGCAAGCACGTGTCGCTGGCGCGCCAGTACGTGGACGACGTGGAGTTCTCGGCCGAGGACGCCACCCGCACCGAGGAGGATTTCCTGGCCGAGGTCGCCAGCGTGGCGATCGCCGCCGGCGCCACCACCATCAACCTGCCCGACACGGTCGGCTTCACCACCCCGGAAGAGATCCGCGGCATGTTCGCGCGGATCATCGCCAACGTGCCCGGCGCCGACCGCGTGGTGTTCAGCACCCACTGCCACAACGACCTGGGCCTGGCCGTGGCCAATTCGCTGGCCGCGGTGGAGGGCGGCGCGCGGCAGGTGGAATGCACCATCAACGGCATCGGCGAGCGCGCCGGCAACTGCGCGCTGGAAGAGATCGCGATGGCGTTGAAGGTACGCAACGCGTTCTACGAGCTGGATACCGCGATCAATACGCCGCGCATCGTCGCCACCTCGCAGCTGCTGCAGCGGCTGGTCGGCATGCCGGTCCAGCGCAACAAGGCGATCGTCGGCGGCAACGCCTTCGCCCACGAGTCGGGCATCCATCAGCACGGCATGCTGCGCCACCGCGGCACCTACGAGATCATGCGCCCGGAAGACGTGGGCTGGGAGTCCTCGCAGATGGTGCTGGGCCGCCACAGCGGCCGCGCCGCGGTCGAGCAGCGCCTGCGTGCGCTCGGCTACGTGCTGGACGAGGCCGAACTGAACATCGCCTTCGATGCGTTCAAGGCGCTGTGCGAACAGCAGCGCGTGGTCAACGACGCCGACCTGCAGGCGATGATGCAGGACGCGCCGGAGAGCCAGGGCTACCGGCTGTCGTCGATGACCGTCAGCGACCGCGGCCAGCGCGCCAGCGCGCAGGTCGAGCTGTCCGATCCGGACGGCCAGCGGGTCAGCGAGCGCGCCGAGGGCGACGGCCCGGTGGATGCGCTGTTCGCCGCGCTGTCGGCCGCCACCGGCGTGCAGCTGGTGCTGGACAGCTACCAGGTGCACAGCGTCGGCATCGGCGCCGACGCGCGCGGCGAGGCCAACCTCAGCGTGCGCCACGGCGAGGTCGAGTACGACGGCACCGGCACCAGCCGCGACATCATCGAGGCCAGCGCGCTGGCCTGGCTGGACGTGGCCAACCGCGTGCTGCGCCAACGCCAGGGCGCGCCGGCGGCGACCGCCGACGCGGCCGCCTGA
- a CDS encoding threonine dehydratase gives MSDAGRPAPQEPDVGHVAVSVADVLAAQARLRRYLSPTPVHYAERFGVWLKLENLQRTGSYKVRGALNALLAGLERGDERAVICASAGNHAQGVAWAAHRLGVQAITVMPHGAPQTKIAGVAHWGATVRQHGNSYDEAFAFARELAEQNGYRFLSAFDDPDVIAGQGTVGIELAAHAPDVVIVPIGGGGLASGVALALRSQGVRVVGAQVEGVDSMARAIRGDVRAVDPVPTLADGVKVKIPGFITRRLCASLLDDVVIVREAELRETLVRLALEEHVIAEGAGALALAAGRRVAGKRKCAVVSGGNIDAGVLATLLSEVRPRPPRKPRRRSAERLRSQRPAPPAPARIAPSPHPHPQATAAVEEPIW, from the coding sequence ATGTCTGATGCCGGCCGCCCCGCCCCGCAGGAGCCGGATGTAGGCCACGTCGCCGTCAGCGTGGCCGACGTGCTGGCCGCGCAGGCGCGGCTGCGCCGCTACCTGTCACCGACGCCGGTGCATTACGCCGAGCGCTTCGGCGTCTGGCTGAAGCTGGAAAACCTGCAGCGCACCGGCTCCTACAAGGTCCGCGGCGCGCTCAACGCGCTGCTGGCCGGGCTGGAACGCGGCGACGAGCGCGCGGTGATCTGCGCCTCCGCCGGCAACCATGCGCAGGGCGTGGCCTGGGCCGCGCACCGGCTGGGCGTGCAGGCGATCACGGTGATGCCGCACGGCGCGCCGCAGACCAAGATCGCAGGCGTCGCCCACTGGGGCGCCACCGTGCGCCAGCACGGCAACAGCTACGACGAGGCCTTCGCCTTCGCCCGCGAGCTGGCCGAGCAGAACGGCTATCGCTTCCTGTCCGCGTTCGACGATCCGGACGTGATCGCCGGCCAGGGCACCGTCGGCATCGAGCTGGCCGCGCACGCCCCGGACGTGGTGATCGTGCCGATCGGCGGCGGCGGCCTGGCCTCCGGCGTGGCCTTGGCGCTGCGCTCGCAGGGCGTGCGCGTGGTCGGCGCCCAGGTCGAAGGCGTGGACTCGATGGCGCGGGCGATCCGCGGCGACGTCCGCGCCGTGGATCCGGTGCCCACCCTGGCCGACGGCGTCAAGGTTAAAATCCCCGGGTTCATCACCCGCCGGCTGTGCGCCAGCCTGCTCGACGATGTGGTGATCGTGCGTGAGGCGGAACTGCGCGAAACGCTGGTCCGCCTGGCGCTGGAGGAGCACGTCATCGCCGAGGGCGCCGGCGCGCTGGCCCTGGCGGCCGGGCGCCGCGTCGCCGGCAAGCGCAAGTGCGCGGTGGTGTCCGGTGGCAACATCGACGCCGGCGTGCTGGCGACGCTGCTGTCGGAGGTGCGCCCGCGCCCGCCGCGCAAGCCGCGCCGCCGCAGCGCCGAGCGACTTCGCAGCCAACGTCCCGCCCCGCCCGCTCCTGCCCGCATCGCTCCGTCCCCGCATCCCCATCCGCAAGCCACCGCCGCCGTAGAGGAACCCATCTGGTGA
- a CDS encoding ACT domain-containing protein, which yields MRYQLDLVLKPIDGALLRAIGMAERRGFAPISISGAPVAEDAGRWHLQLVVDGNRPGETLRLQMEKVYDCESVRVTALDGVA from the coding sequence ATGCGTTACCAGCTTGACCTGGTGCTGAAACCGATCGACGGCGCCCTGCTGCGCGCGATCGGCATGGCCGAACGCCGCGGCTTCGCGCCGATCTCGATCAGCGGCGCGCCGGTGGCCGAGGACGCCGGCCGCTGGCATCTGCAACTGGTGGTGGACGGCAACCGCCCCGGCGAGACCCTGCGCCTGCAGATGGAGAAGGTCTACGACTGCGAATCGGTGCGCGTGACCGCGCTGGATGGCGTAGCGTGA